The Rhizobium etli 8C-3 genome has a segment encoding these proteins:
- a CDS encoding chaperone modulator CbpM, with translation MDDVEFRRFLRIDVTELNFWIEEGWLVPDAVEERLQFHDSDVARAQLILDLSRKMGLNEAGVDVVMDLVDQLHGLRGTMRRLLTAISQQEQEVQQRLLSALADLERYRD, from the coding sequence ATGGATGATGTTGAATTCCGGCGTTTCCTGAGGATCGACGTCACCGAGTTGAATTTTTGGATCGAGGAGGGATGGCTGGTGCCTGATGCCGTGGAGGAACGGCTGCAGTTCCACGACAGCGACGTCGCCCGCGCGCAATTGATCCTCGATCTTAGCCGGAAGATGGGACTCAACGAGGCCGGCGTCGATGTCGTTATGGACCTGGTAGACCAGCTTCACGGGCTGCGCGGAACCATGCGCCGGCTATTGACCGCGATCAGTCAACAGGAGCAGGAGGTGCAGCAACGGCTGCTGAGCGCTCTCGCCGATCTCGAACGCTATCGCGACTAG
- a CDS encoding glycerophosphodiester phosphodiesterase family protein: MVFIIGHRGGRNLWPENSLSGFRKLAEMPVEGVEFDVHLTRSGELLVIHDATLDRTTDHSGPVFDLAPGEHRSVTLKDSDGQAIPTLEEVLEIFKGSALELHIELKSDARGDAYPGLERRVANLVDGLELAGRSFLTSFHAGVLQTVREVAPHIRTLSSFDHAAAERVGLRSGLKKMEELADIIAVEKSLLATHWDEITSLIPFDRLGAWVPNHSADIAYWLAKPVRQITTDRPDLALGIRGS; the protein is encoded by the coding sequence ATGGTTTTCATCATCGGCCATCGCGGCGGCCGCAATCTCTGGCCCGAAAATAGCCTTTCTGGCTTCCGCAAACTGGCTGAAATGCCAGTCGAAGGCGTCGAATTCGACGTACATCTGACCCGTTCGGGCGAACTTCTCGTCATCCACGACGCAACGCTTGATCGCACGACCGATCACTCCGGACCGGTCTTCGACCTTGCTCCGGGCGAGCACCGAAGCGTCACGCTGAAAGACAGCGATGGGCAGGCGATACCGACGCTTGAAGAGGTTCTCGAGATATTCAAGGGCAGCGCCCTTGAGCTGCATATCGAGCTGAAGTCGGATGCTAGGGGGGATGCTTATCCGGGCCTTGAGCGCAGGGTGGCAAATCTCGTCGATGGCCTTGAGCTTGCCGGCCGTTCGTTCCTGACAAGCTTTCACGCCGGCGTTCTTCAAACTGTCCGTGAGGTTGCGCCTCATATCCGGACGCTGTCGTCATTCGACCACGCAGCCGCCGAGCGAGTTGGGCTCAGATCCGGCCTTAAGAAAATGGAAGAGCTCGCCGACATCATTGCCGTCGAAAAGTCTCTTCTTGCCACGCATTGGGACGAAATAACGTCCCTCATTCCTTTTGACCGGCTCGGCGCATGGGTGCCAAATCACAGTGCCGACATTGCCTATTGGTTGGCCAAACCCGTCCGGCAGATCACAACCGACAGGCCGGATCTTGCCCTTGGCATACGGGGTTCGTGA
- a CDS encoding sn-glycerol-3-phosphate import ATP-binding protein UgpC — protein sequence MAAIELIDLKKNYGQVPAVKGVNLTVADGEMIVLVGPSGCGKSTLLRMIAGLESISSGHLHIAGADVSNVEPAKRDIAMVFQNYALYPHMTVRQNLEYGLKNRRVARAEIDRRIAETAAILEIGPFLERRPRQLSGGQRQRVAMGRAIVRNPAAFLFDEPLSNLDAKLRVQMRVEIRRLQRRLKTTSLYVTHDQLEAMTLADRLVVMNGGRIEQIGTPVEVYQRPESIFVAGFIGSPPMNFVDLKTNGSIAAEELTMSAHADMIGIRPNAIRFGKTTSPALRFKGQVEFVETVGDENHVHLRLNDAKNELIVASIAGDQRLSDGATVSCFALADNLHLFNSATGRRVN from the coding sequence ATGGCAGCCATAGAACTCATCGATCTGAAGAAGAATTACGGTCAGGTTCCAGCGGTGAAGGGCGTCAACCTGACTGTCGCTGACGGCGAAATGATCGTGCTTGTCGGACCTTCGGGCTGTGGCAAGTCGACGCTTCTAAGAATGATTGCCGGCCTCGAGAGCATCAGTTCGGGGCATCTGCATATTGCGGGAGCCGATGTGAGCAACGTCGAGCCCGCAAAGCGCGATATCGCCATGGTGTTCCAGAACTACGCGCTTTACCCGCATATGACGGTTCGTCAGAATCTCGAATATGGACTGAAAAATCGCCGTGTCGCGCGCGCCGAAATCGACCGGCGCATTGCCGAAACCGCAGCCATACTGGAAATCGGCCCATTCCTCGAGCGCCGTCCACGGCAGCTGTCCGGTGGGCAGCGCCAGCGCGTCGCAATGGGCCGGGCAATCGTTCGCAATCCCGCCGCTTTCCTATTTGACGAGCCGCTTTCGAACCTCGACGCCAAACTGCGCGTCCAGATGCGGGTGGAAATCCGGCGCCTGCAGCGGCGGCTGAAGACGACAAGCCTTTACGTGACGCATGACCAGCTGGAAGCCATGACACTTGCTGATCGTCTTGTTGTCATGAATGGCGGACGGATTGAACAGATCGGAACCCCGGTCGAAGTCTATCAGCGCCCGGAATCGATCTTCGTCGCTGGCTTCATCGGATCGCCGCCCATGAACTTCGTTGATCTTAAAACGAACGGCTCCATTGCGGCGGAAGAACTAACCATGTCCGCGCACGCCGATATGATCGGCATTCGTCCAAATGCCATCAGGTTCGGCAAGACCACCTCGCCTGCCCTTCGTTTCAAGGGCCAAGTCGAGTTCGTCGAAACGGTAGGCGACGAAAACCATGTCCATCTGCGCCTTAACGATGCGAAGAACGAACTGATTGTGGCAAGCATTGCGGGCGACCAGAGACTTTCGGACGGTGCGACGGTCTCATGCTTTGCCCTGGCAGACAATCTTCACCTCTTCAACAGCGCGACGGGCCGGCGGGTCAACTAG
- a CDS encoding extracellular solute-binding protein: MTDKASENRQFGRIFKSVAAGAAALVLSLHIAGNALAADRVKVEWWNAASGRLAEITKQLISDFNASQDKYEIVGVSKGNYEETMAAMVAAYRVGQQPVLVQAAERGFLTMQRSGAIIPVPELMEREGYKINWNDFVAPVAGFYLIDGKPAAMPFNSSTPIFWYNAEQFKAAGFEKPGETWQEVEEQLYAIKKKGISKCQMALANDFYWSLIENYAAIQDQPYGTKANGFGGLDTEFVFNKSPLIVGQVERLKKWMDDGVLQIAGQGLSPDQLFISGTCSTYVASTAAHAAVEAGAKFKWSATFLPHEEGIEPKNSTIGGGALWVLKGKSEDEYKGAAAFLNFVASPNTQVWWSKQTGYVPVTNAAYEQAKAEGYYKEHPTREIAILQLSRGRPDDNSRGFRFGNHNQSMALLVEEIQGVWTGQKTPQQALDSAAARGNQILRQYEQLHAGK, translated from the coding sequence ATGACAGACAAGGCTTCAGAAAACCGCCAGTTCGGACGGATCTTCAAGAGCGTTGCGGCTGGCGCCGCCGCACTCGTCTTAAGCTTACACATCGCAGGAAATGCGCTCGCCGCAGACCGGGTCAAAGTCGAATGGTGGAATGCCGCCAGCGGCCGGCTTGCCGAGATCACCAAGCAGCTGATTTCCGATTTCAACGCGTCTCAGGACAAATATGAGATCGTCGGTGTCAGCAAGGGCAACTATGAGGAAACGATGGCTGCAATGGTTGCGGCCTATCGCGTTGGCCAACAGCCTGTTTTGGTTCAGGCTGCTGAACGCGGCTTCCTGACAATGCAGCGGTCCGGTGCGATCATTCCGGTTCCAGAACTCATGGAGCGGGAGGGCTACAAGATCAACTGGAACGATTTTGTTGCACCCGTTGCCGGCTTTTATCTCATCGACGGCAAGCCTGCCGCCATGCCGTTCAACAGCTCGACCCCAATCTTCTGGTACAATGCCGAACAGTTCAAGGCGGCCGGCTTCGAAAAGCCGGGTGAAACCTGGCAGGAAGTCGAAGAGCAGCTTTATGCGATCAAGAAAAAAGGCATCTCGAAGTGCCAGATGGCGCTTGCCAACGACTTCTACTGGAGCCTGATCGAGAATTATGCGGCCATACAGGACCAGCCCTATGGCACCAAGGCCAATGGTTTTGGCGGGCTCGATACCGAGTTCGTCTTCAACAAGAGCCCGCTGATCGTCGGTCAGGTGGAGCGCTTGAAAAAGTGGATGGATGACGGCGTCTTGCAGATCGCCGGCCAGGGGCTTTCTCCCGATCAGCTCTTCATCTCGGGCACCTGCTCGACCTATGTCGCTTCGACGGCCGCCCATGCTGCTGTGGAGGCGGGCGCAAAGTTCAAATGGAGCGCGACCTTCCTGCCGCACGAGGAGGGCATCGAACCGAAGAACAGCACGATCGGCGGCGGTGCGCTCTGGGTACTCAAGGGGAAATCCGAGGACGAATACAAGGGTGCGGCCGCCTTTTTGAATTTCGTCGCTTCGCCGAACACACAGGTCTGGTGGAGCAAGCAGACGGGATATGTGCCGGTCACCAACGCAGCCTACGAGCAGGCCAAGGCGGAGGGCTACTACAAGGAGCATCCGACGCGTGAGATCGCCATTTTGCAGCTGTCCCGCGGTAGGCCGGACGATAATTCCCGCGGCTTCCGTTTTGGCAACCACAATCAGTCGATGGCGCTTCTTGTCGAAGAGATCCAAGGGGTCTGGACCGGGCAGAAAACCCCCCAACAGGCGCTTGATTCAGCGGCTGCCCGCGGAAACCAGATTCTTCGCCAATATGAGCAGCTCCATGCGGGGAAATAG
- a CDS encoding DUF1127 domain-containing protein: protein MAHTETRAGGSAPQTQWFGATPTCAATITAALQQWRRTVARRAALADLTPDQLRDIGHPQTNRPVLVIKAGLITNLMSMR from the coding sequence ATGGCTCATACAGAAACTCGCGCTGGCGGCAGCGCGCCGCAAACACAGTGGTTCGGAGCCACCCCGACGTGCGCAGCAACGATAACCGCTGCCTTGCAGCAGTGGCGGCGGACCGTCGCTCGACGAGCGGCACTGGCAGACTTGACGCCCGATCAGCTGAGGGACATAGGTCATCCGCAAACCAATCGGCCCGTGCTCGTCATCAAAGCAGGTCTGATCACGAACTTGATGTCGATGCGGTAG
- a CDS encoding ABC transporter permease subunit encodes MRGNSSVEVIGGAPGRLRILGRPLSGLATARFPEAGLKAAHFNKPWLAALLVAPQLLILLFFFFIPSYKALSLAFVQVDPFGGLQIFVGLKNFQTLLASPEYRSSALFTLWFTLLQNIATLGLAGLFAFATDFIIRGRGIYKSIILMPYAIAPVISGVLWAFLFNPAVGPIAQFLHSLGIAWDPNRRPFDAQLLVTIASIWKNVCYDYIFLVAALLAVPVSLLEAAKLDGAGPVRRFFTISLPLVSPTVFFLVVMNFVYGLFETFGIIDAVTRGGPAGATNSLVYKVYQDGFVQLDLGSSAAQSVILMIVAVLFTVLQFRALERKVNYQV; translated from the coding sequence ATGCGGGGAAATAGCTCAGTGGAGGTCATCGGAGGCGCTCCAGGGCGCCTCCGCATCCTGGGAAGGCCATTGTCCGGCCTGGCAACAGCGCGCTTTCCCGAGGCGGGTCTCAAGGCTGCGCATTTCAACAAGCCGTGGCTCGCTGCCCTGCTTGTTGCGCCTCAGTTGCTGATCCTGCTGTTTTTTTTCTTCATCCCCTCCTACAAGGCACTGTCGCTCGCCTTCGTACAGGTCGACCCATTCGGTGGCCTGCAGATCTTCGTCGGCCTGAAGAATTTTCAGACGCTGCTGGCAAGCCCTGAATATAGAAGCAGCGCCCTCTTTACGCTCTGGTTCACGCTGCTTCAGAACATTGCAACGCTTGGCCTTGCGGGGCTCTTTGCATTCGCCACGGATTTCATCATCCGCGGCCGCGGCATCTACAAGAGTATCATCCTGATGCCTTATGCGATTGCGCCGGTCATATCCGGCGTGCTTTGGGCCTTTCTGTTCAATCCGGCTGTCGGTCCGATCGCACAGTTCCTGCATTCGCTGGGCATTGCCTGGGATCCGAACAGACGGCCATTCGATGCACAGCTGCTGGTAACGATTGCGTCCATCTGGAAGAACGTCTGCTATGACTACATCTTCCTGGTTGCGGCATTGCTTGCAGTTCCGGTCTCGCTGCTGGAAGCTGCCAAGCTAGATGGGGCAGGTCCCGTTCGGCGGTTCTTCACGATTTCCCTGCCGCTCGTCTCACCGACGGTGTTCTTCCTCGTCGTCATGAACTTCGTCTACGGCCTCTTCGAAACGTTCGGCATCATCGATGCCGTCACACGTGGCGGGCCTGCAGGCGCCACAAACAGCCTCGTCTACAAGGTCTATCAGGACGGCTTCGTGCAGCTCGATCTGGGCTCGTCAGCTGCCCAGTCGGTGATCTTGATGATCGTCGCGGTCCTTTTCACCGTCCTCCAGTTCCGTGCGCTTGAGCGCAAGGTCAATTATCAGGTGTAG
- a CDS encoding sugar-binding transcriptional regulator → MTQAKTAGAPVALPDEQMQVRVVWLYFMEGRTQGEIADALSTNRLRVNKIIAEARRSGLVTITLNSRLTSCVELEQTLVAEFSLSRAIIVPTPSDPDLIPVLLGQATADYIAQLLNNGKLSGIGVGWGATLREMVRHMPSMRRPDICVNSVMGGLTHGIEINTFDIASDLARHLNAQCAYLAAPIYAGSPESKTAIVTQDVFQAAFRQITSNDLVVLSIGDMTERSLLMRYGLPQDVTIDELVATGACGDVLAQFIDRNGTPIDHPLNLRAIAPPLEALRKIPNVVFASGGINKVEVIAAVLLSGLGTVLVCDEDTARAALSVAARARSPAELS, encoded by the coding sequence ATGACACAGGCAAAGACGGCCGGCGCGCCAGTTGCACTTCCCGACGAGCAGATGCAGGTTCGTGTGGTATGGCTCTACTTCATGGAGGGCCGTACGCAGGGAGAGATTGCCGACGCGCTTTCGACCAACCGGCTCCGTGTCAACAAGATCATCGCCGAAGCCCGACGATCCGGCCTTGTGACGATTACCTTGAATTCCAGGCTTACGTCCTGTGTCGAGCTCGAACAGACGCTGGTCGCGGAGTTCTCGCTGAGCCGGGCGATCATCGTGCCAACACCTTCAGATCCCGATCTCATACCCGTTCTGCTCGGCCAAGCGACGGCAGATTACATCGCCCAGCTGCTCAATAATGGGAAGCTGTCGGGTATTGGCGTCGGCTGGGGAGCTACGCTGCGGGAAATGGTACGTCATATGCCATCCATGCGCCGGCCCGATATTTGCGTGAATTCGGTGATGGGTGGACTCACGCATGGCATCGAGATCAACACATTCGACATCGCAAGCGACCTCGCCCGCCACCTGAATGCGCAGTGCGCCTATCTTGCAGCTCCCATTTACGCCGGCAGTCCGGAATCCAAAACGGCAATCGTAACCCAGGACGTATTCCAGGCTGCTTTTCGGCAGATTACCTCAAACGATCTTGTCGTGCTCAGTATAGGCGACATGACCGAGCGATCGCTTCTGATGCGCTACGGTCTGCCGCAAGACGTCACGATCGACGAGCTTGTCGCGACCGGCGCTTGCGGCGATGTTCTGGCGCAATTCATTGACAGGAACGGAACCCCCATCGACCACCCGCTCAATCTACGGGCAATCGCGCCGCCGCTGGAAGCGTTGCGCAAGATCCCGAACGTCGTCTTCGCGTCAGGCGGAATCAACAAAGTCGAGGTCATCGCCGCGGTCCTCTTGTCGGGGTTGGGAACTGTCCTCGTCTGCGATGAAGACACGGCGCGGGCAGCTCTGTCGGTGGCAGCCCGCGCGCGATCGCCCGCGGAGTTGTCCTGA
- a CDS encoding alpha/beta hydrolase family protein yields the protein MRLTTAFTAFFFVVTSTAPVFAGEVGLQDIRIFSHERGSALAVTIWYPSKDDGESALIGENRIFEGTPALKNASIETGRFPLVMLSHGSGSRMEGMAWIARVLAEAGFIVAGPNHPGTTSGDSTPAATSKIWERTEDISTIITALVSDSRWQASINKDRIGVLGFSLGGSTAIELAGARADLDAYARYCDDYPTMMDCRWFEGGRGFVDNNQVRVEKFDLRSINRERFEQSNRDPRIASAVLVDPGLATAFSPESVENINIPLTFINLGSIGKIPLAVLSDRLAKQVPDATYAQVDDSDHFSFLPLCKQGAANFLKSVGDPDPICEQGARRSRADIHEELAILITQAFERHAAQIDAKTRDRRK from the coding sequence ATGCGGCTGACCACAGCATTTACAGCTTTTTTCTTTGTCGTGACTTCAACCGCACCCGTTTTCGCAGGTGAAGTCGGCCTGCAGGATATCCGCATCTTCTCGCATGAACGCGGCAGCGCACTTGCGGTGACGATCTGGTATCCATCGAAGGACGATGGCGAATCGGCACTGATCGGCGAGAACAGGATTTTTGAAGGCACGCCAGCCTTAAAGAACGCCTCTATCGAAACGGGCCGTTTTCCGTTGGTGATGCTTTCGCATGGGTCCGGTTCGCGGATGGAAGGTATGGCCTGGATCGCCAGGGTGCTGGCCGAGGCGGGGTTCATCGTGGCCGGCCCCAACCATCCCGGCACGACGAGCGGCGATTCCACGCCGGCTGCCACCTCGAAAATCTGGGAGCGCACCGAGGATATTTCGACGATCATCACGGCACTCGTCAGCGATTCCCGATGGCAAGCATCGATTAACAAGGACCGTATCGGCGTTCTCGGTTTTTCGCTCGGCGGCAGCACGGCAATCGAGCTTGCCGGCGCTCGCGCCGATCTCGATGCTTATGCGCGCTATTGCGACGACTATCCGACCATGATGGATTGCCGCTGGTTCGAAGGCGGGCGCGGCTTCGTCGACAACAACCAGGTCAGGGTCGAAAAATTCGATCTACGCAGCATCAACCGGGAGCGCTTCGAACAATCGAACCGAGATCCGCGCATCGCCTCTGCGGTGCTGGTCGATCCCGGCCTTGCGACAGCCTTCAGTCCTGAAAGCGTGGAAAACATCAATATCCCGCTGACCTTCATCAATCTCGGCAGCATCGGCAAAATTCCACTTGCGGTGCTTTCTGATCGATTGGCAAAACAGGTCCCGGATGCCACTTATGCGCAGGTCGACGATTCCGACCATTTCAGTTTCCTGCCCCTTTGCAAGCAAGGCGCAGCGAATTTCCTGAAGTCGGTAGGTGATCCCGATCCCATTTGCGAACAGGGTGCAAGAAGATCGCGCGCCGATATTCACGAAGAACTCGCCATCCTGATAACCCAGGCCTTTGAACGGCACGCTGCTCAGATCGATGCGAAAACCCGCGATAGGAGAAAATAG
- a CDS encoding BTAD domain-containing putative transcriptional regulator, translated as MRIRLLGGLEVTSPELRKVRFTTRKTSLLFAALVLGGRRGYRREQLSEAFWPGRSNGQARNSLRQALVDIRRSFPAGKNATVYIDGDQETVALVTGPDDVDISIFDLKLDGGRSTDLAFAADLYRGEVLAGDTIPDGLDEWFRPHQSKYQRKAQQLVERLSLALSGPGSSEETACEGLAERLLASDPTMEAAHRALMRIHALRGHDNAVLRQFESCRALLKKHLRAEPEAQTAFLAASLRSREETEYQRSAPGLDLVSQPQAPSVPTKHYDRASVAVLPFQNLSGDTEQDYFADGIVEDIIIALAHFRHLYVIARNSSFAYKGHAVDIKQIGRELDVRYVVEGSVRRTGDRLRIAGQLIDTSTGAHLWADRFDGTLADVFDLQDQVASSIVGAITPKVEEAEIERAKRKPTESLDAYDYYLRGLAAFDRTITVRSTIDDALGLFMKAIDRDPEFAMAHARAARCYATRKSNGWMIDRAQEIAEATRLARKAVELGRDDAIALSYGGYVLGYVGGDLDDSAACIDRALALNPNLAAALGVSSWVKTCLGEPDKAVEHAALAMRLSPFDPRLFAWQFNTGLAHFCAGRYDDAVAWAGKSLRHQPNYPSAMRVVAAGHALAGRFAEAREMIARLCDFDPALRLSNLADILPPFRRPDDRTRYMEALRKAGLPE; from the coding sequence GTGCGCATCAGGTTGCTAGGTGGCCTCGAAGTTACTTCTCCGGAACTCCGGAAAGTCCGCTTCACCACGCGCAAGACTTCGCTCCTTTTTGCTGCCTTGGTCCTCGGAGGCCGCCGCGGCTATCGTCGGGAGCAGCTTTCCGAAGCTTTTTGGCCGGGACGAAGCAATGGGCAGGCCCGCAATAGTTTGCGGCAGGCGCTGGTCGACATCAGGCGGTCGTTCCCGGCTGGCAAGAATGCCACAGTCTACATCGATGGGGACCAGGAGACCGTCGCGCTGGTGACTGGACCGGATGACGTGGACATTTCGATCTTCGACCTGAAACTGGACGGCGGCCGGTCCACTGATCTCGCGTTTGCTGCGGATCTCTACCGCGGTGAGGTGCTTGCTGGCGACACCATCCCGGACGGATTGGATGAATGGTTCAGGCCTCATCAGAGTAAATATCAACGCAAGGCGCAGCAGCTGGTGGAGCGGCTGAGCCTGGCGCTCTCTGGACCCGGCTCTTCAGAAGAAACAGCCTGCGAAGGGCTCGCGGAAAGGCTGCTTGCTTCGGACCCAACTATGGAGGCAGCCCATCGAGCATTGATGCGGATCCACGCTCTGAGGGGGCACGACAACGCGGTCTTGCGCCAGTTCGAGTCCTGTCGAGCTCTCTTGAAGAAGCATCTGCGCGCGGAGCCCGAGGCACAGACGGCCTTCCTGGCGGCTTCGCTGCGATCGCGGGAGGAGACCGAATATCAGCGGAGCGCACCGGGCCTTGACCTCGTGTCGCAGCCGCAGGCCCCTTCAGTCCCAACGAAACATTACGATCGGGCATCGGTTGCGGTGTTGCCATTTCAGAATCTAAGCGGCGACACGGAGCAGGATTATTTTGCCGACGGCATAGTGGAGGACATCATCATCGCCCTGGCTCACTTCCGTCACCTGTACGTGATCGCTCGGAATTCGAGCTTTGCCTACAAGGGTCATGCCGTAGACATAAAGCAGATCGGACGTGAATTGGACGTACGCTATGTGGTCGAGGGAAGCGTGCGCCGGACGGGCGACCGCCTGCGCATCGCCGGGCAGCTCATCGACACTTCGACCGGTGCCCATCTCTGGGCAGATCGTTTTGACGGAACTCTGGCGGATGTATTCGATCTTCAAGATCAGGTCGCCTCAAGCATCGTGGGCGCGATAACACCGAAAGTGGAGGAGGCTGAGATCGAGCGCGCCAAACGCAAGCCGACAGAGAGCCTCGACGCTTACGACTACTATCTGCGCGGGCTGGCGGCCTTTGACCGGACGATCACCGTTAGATCCACCATCGACGATGCCTTGGGGCTGTTCATGAAGGCGATCGACCGTGACCCGGAGTTTGCCATGGCCCATGCTCGGGCGGCACGGTGTTACGCGACCCGAAAAAGCAACGGTTGGATGATCGACCGTGCGCAGGAGATCGCCGAAGCTACCCGACTGGCCAGGAAGGCGGTCGAGCTTGGAAGGGACGATGCGATTGCGCTCTCCTACGGCGGATACGTCCTCGGCTACGTTGGTGGTGACCTCGATGACAGTGCGGCTTGCATCGATCGCGCGCTTGCTCTCAACCCGAATCTGGCCGCTGCTTTGGGCGTCAGCAGCTGGGTGAAAACTTGCTTGGGCGAGCCGGACAAGGCCGTCGAACACGCCGCGCTTGCCATGCGCCTGAGCCCATTTGATCCGCGCCTGTTTGCTTGGCAGTTCAACACCGGGCTCGCTCATTTTTGTGCTGGCCGCTACGATGACGCAGTCGCCTGGGCGGGCAAGTCTTTACGCCACCAGCCGAACTACCCGAGTGCGATGCGTGTCGTGGCGGCCGGTCATGCCCTGGCGGGGCGGTTTGCGGAAGCCCGGGAAATGATCGCTCGCCTATGCGACTTCGACCCTGCGCTGCGCCTTTCAAATCTTGCCGATATACTCCCACCGTTCCGGCGACCGGACGATCGTACTCGGTATATGGAGGCTCTTCGGAAAGCGGGACTGCCGGAGTAA
- a CDS encoding ABC transporter permease subunit produces MGERNLGLSIFCHAVLLVGAAFVCLPLYFAFVAGSLTLEEVQRAPFPLVPGSHFIHNVAIAWRQGDFAQLFLNSIIVTGGIVIGKLAISLIAAFAVTYFRFPFRMTAFWLIFVSLMLPVEVRIIPTYEAVADAAGPIRWLSGITGFAGLLENLTGYSIETSLKWNMVNTYGGLILPLIASASATFLFRQFFLTVPEELCEAAKLDGAGPFKFFKDVLLPLSTANIAALAIILFLFGWNQYLWPLLFTTDKTMATAILGLKELVPVSDSVPAWNIAMSAALFVMLPPALIILLMQRWFTKGLVDSGK; encoded by the coding sequence ATGGGTGAACGCAATCTCGGGCTTTCGATCTTCTGTCACGCCGTTCTGCTGGTTGGCGCAGCTTTCGTATGCTTGCCGCTTTACTTTGCCTTCGTGGCAGGTTCGCTCACACTGGAAGAGGTGCAGCGGGCTCCTTTCCCGCTCGTGCCGGGCTCGCATTTTATCCACAATGTAGCAATCGCATGGAGGCAGGGCGATTTCGCCCAGCTTTTCCTCAACTCGATCATCGTGACGGGCGGGATCGTCATCGGCAAACTCGCCATTTCGCTCATTGCGGCTTTTGCCGTGACCTATTTCCGCTTCCCGTTCCGCATGACCGCATTCTGGCTGATTTTCGTTTCCTTGATGCTGCCGGTGGAAGTCCGCATTATTCCGACTTACGAGGCCGTCGCCGACGCTGCAGGCCCGATCCGCTGGCTCTCCGGCATCACCGGATTTGCAGGCCTTTTGGAAAATCTGACCGGCTACAGCATAGAAACATCCCTGAAGTGGAACATGGTGAACACTTATGGAGGTCTGATCCTGCCGCTGATTGCCTCCGCCTCGGCGACATTTCTCTTCCGCCAGTTCTTCCTGACAGTGCCTGAAGAGCTGTGCGAGGCGGCGAAACTCGATGGCGCCGGCCCCTTCAAATTCTTCAAGGATGTACTGCTGCCGCTTTCAACCGCCAACATCGCGGCGCTTGCAATCATCCTTTTTCTGTTTGGCTGGAACCAGTATCTCTGGCCGCTGCTCTTTACCACCGACAAGACGATGGCCACCGCAATTCTGGGTCTTAAGGAACTTGTTCCGGTGTCGGATTCGGTGCCTGCATGGAACATCGCCATGAGTGCCGCTCTCTTCGTCATGTTGCCTCCGGCACTCATCATTCTCCTCATGCAGCGCTGGTTCACCAAGGGGCTGGTGGATTCCGGCAAGTAA
- a CDS encoding DnaJ C-terminal domain-containing protein — MNQNPYELLGVKPDADQKEIQSAFRKLAKKFHPDLNPGDKRAETRFKDISAAYELLSDEDKRARFDRGEIDMTGAEQAPRNYYRDYASASGPGGPYHNASGFADFGDADDPFASFFSRRRGGAQFRAKGMDRQFSMEVDFLDAVNGAKKQVRLPDGPPLDVQIPPGTRDGQMLRLRGKGEPGIGGGPAGDALIDIRVRPHRFFTRDGDDIRLELPVSLSEAVLGGKVRVPTPSGPVNLTLPPHSNTGKVLRLKGKGVVRRGGEQGDVYVTLKIVLPDKPDDRLTALVKDWATTSAQDPRRSMESEHG; from the coding sequence ATGAACCAGAACCCATATGAGCTTTTGGGCGTGAAGCCGGATGCGGACCAAAAGGAAATTCAAAGCGCTTTCCGCAAGCTCGCCAAGAAGTTCCATCCCGACCTCAATCCGGGTGACAAGCGCGCCGAGACGCGGTTCAAGGATATTTCCGCGGCCTACGAACTTCTGAGCGATGAGGACAAGCGTGCCCGCTTCGATCGCGGCGAGATCGATATGACAGGCGCCGAGCAGGCGCCGCGCAACTATTATCGCGACTACGCCTCGGCGAGCGGCCCTGGCGGCCCCTACCATAATGCCTCCGGCTTCGCCGATTTCGGCGACGCCGACGATCCTTTTGCAAGTTTCTTTTCGCGCCGCAGAGGTGGCGCGCAATTCCGCGCCAAGGGCATGGATCGGCAGTTCTCTATGGAGGTCGACTTCCTCGATGCGGTCAACGGCGCCAAAAAGCAGGTCAGGTTGCCCGATGGCCCGCCCCTCGATGTGCAGATTCCGCCAGGCACCCGAGACGGACAGATGTTGCGACTGCGCGGCAAGGGCGAGCCGGGAATTGGCGGCGGACCGGCGGGCGATGCGCTGATCGATATCCGTGTCCGCCCGCATCGTTTTTTCACTCGTGATGGTGACGATATTCGCCTGGAACTGCCGGTCTCCCTCAGCGAAGCTGTGCTCGGCGGCAAGGTCCGCGTGCCGACACCCTCGGGTCCCGTCAATCTGACGCTGCCGCCGCATTCGAATACAGGCAAGGTGTTGCGACTGAAGGGCAAAGGCGTTGTAAGGCGCGGCGGTGAACAAGGCGATGTCTATGTCACTCTCAAGATCGTCCTGCCCGACAAGCCGGATGATCGGTTGACCGCATTAGTCAAGGATTGGGCCACAACGAGCGCGCAGGATCCAAGAAGGAGCATGGAGTCTGAGCATGGATGA